Proteins from one Deltaproteobacteria bacterium genomic window:
- a CDS encoding N-acyl homoserine lactonase family protein produces the protein MMKLYAFSCGRIRCRKNVFVPDVPKDVFIDAPMPVYLITHPEGNVLFDTGPHPEVFEDTARWGGLAKAFAPIGDETSGVVDQLKKVRMTPNDIRYVVNSHLHFDHCGGNGFFNKSTFLVSKKDLECASSSEFEGKGYFRADWDHHALIYQEIEGELDIYGDNSLKIIPMPGHTLGHQILLVRLKEKGAVILSGDSVPCSDNYVHGLISRNNMDNDQAARSIHRLHELVDREKAWLIHGHDPDQWKTVKEAPEYYE, from the coding sequence TGAAACTCTACGCCTTCAGTTGCGGCCGCATACGGTGCCGCAAGAACGTGTTTGTTCCGGATGTCCCGAAAGACGTGTTCATTGACGCCCCCATGCCCGTGTACCTGATAACGCATCCCGAGGGCAACGTGTTGTTCGATACGGGCCCCCACCCGGAAGTATTCGAGGACACGGCCCGGTGGGGCGGGCTTGCAAAGGCGTTCGCGCCCATCGGCGATGAAACCTCGGGAGTGGTGGATCAATTGAAAAAGGTCCGGATGACGCCCAACGATATCCGCTACGTAGTGAATTCGCACCTCCACTTCGATCACTGCGGCGGCAATGGGTTTTTCAACAAATCCACGTTCCTGGTTTCGAAAAAGGATCTCGAGTGCGCGAGTAGCTCCGAATTCGAGGGAAAAGGCTATTTCCGCGCCGACTGGGATCACCATGCGCTCATCTACCAAGAGATCGAAGGCGAGCTGGACATTTACGGAGACAACAGCCTGAAGATCATACCCATGCCCGGACATACCCTGGGCCACCAGATACTGCTGGTCCGCCTCAAAGAAAAAGGAGCCGTGATCCTGAGCGGGGACTCGGTGCCCTGCTCGGATAACTATGTGCATGGGCTGATTTCGAGAAACAATATGGATAACGATCAGGCCGCGAGAAGCATTCACAGGCTTCACGAATTGGTCGATCGCGAAAAGGCGTGGCTGATTCACGGACACGATCCGGACCAGTGGAAAACCGTCAAGGAAGCGCCGGAGTACTATGAATAG
- a CDS encoding 4-hydroxybutyryl-CoA dehydratase, protein MPQKTRDEYLLSLKDLGHRVFIGGEQIEDVVEHPISRPPAVAMAETFRQAEPGQKEELFSVRSHLFNDSINRFAHIQHSTEDLIDKITMLREMGRGTACCFQRCAGLDCMNSLYSVTYEIDQEFGSHRHKTFVEFLEYIQSNDILPAACMTDAKGDRSLSPSQQKDKDQYLHVVDEVPGGVIVRGAKLHITGGVNSHELIVLPTRALKEEDKEFAIAFAVPSNTKGVTFIYGRQPSDTRRLEAGRTDVGNLHYGGCEALVVFDDVFVPEERIFMKGEYGYAGRLIELFAAHHRASYGGCKVGVGDVLIGATAALAELQGTANASHVKD, encoded by the coding sequence ATGCCGCAAAAAACCAGAGACGAATATCTTTTAAGTCTCAAGGATCTTGGACATCGAGTGTTTATCGGGGGAGAACAAATCGAGGACGTGGTGGAACATCCCATATCCAGACCGCCGGCCGTCGCCATGGCGGAAACGTTTCGCCAGGCCGAGCCCGGCCAAAAGGAAGAGTTGTTCTCCGTGCGGTCCCACCTCTTCAATGATTCGATCAATCGGTTCGCTCACATCCAGCACAGCACGGAAGACCTCATCGACAAAATCACTATGCTCCGCGAGATGGGCCGGGGAACGGCCTGCTGTTTTCAGCGATGCGCGGGCCTCGACTGCATGAACTCCCTCTATTCCGTTACCTACGAAATCGATCAGGAGTTCGGCTCCCACCGCCACAAGACGTTCGTCGAATTCCTCGAATATATCCAGAGCAATGACATCTTGCCCGCCGCGTGCATGACGGACGCCAAGGGGGACCGTAGCCTCTCGCCGTCCCAGCAGAAAGACAAGGATCAATACCTGCACGTGGTCGACGAAGTGCCCGGCGGCGTCATCGTCCGGGGGGCCAAGCTGCACATCACCGGAGGCGTCAACTCCCACGAATTGATCGTGCTGCCCACCAGGGCCCTCAAGGAAGAGGACAAGGAATTCGCCATCGCCTTCGCCGTGCCGTCGAACACCAAAGGCGTTACCTTCATCTACGGCCGCCAGCCGTCGGACACCCGGCGTCTGGAGGCGGGACGAACGGACGTGGGCAACCTGCATTACGGCGGGTGCGAGGCCCTGGTGGTATTCGATGACGTGTTCGTTCCCGAAGAACGCATCTTCATGAAGGGCGAATACGGCTATGCCGGCAGGCTCATCGAGCTGTTCGCCGCCCACCACAGGGCGAGCTACGGCGGGTGCAAGGTGGGCGTCGGCGACGTACTGATCGGGGCTACGGCCGCTTTGGCCGAACTCCAGGGCACGGCCAATGCGTCTCACGTAAAGGACAA